The following proteins are encoded in a genomic region of Sphingobacteriales bacterium:
- a CDS encoding peptidoglycan DD-metalloendopeptidase family protein yields the protein MTLKKPDWSKWREKLKDVYRFQIVDEKHYDVKLVLELNRLNVIVVGGLLLAFFTFLNFLFISFTPLKQYVPGYGTSSGRSEVISMNIKTQELERKLNAHQKYVQNLQNILNDKVVVDAVATPLKKSKVDSGILSLKTTDEAEFVKKMEKGLQNAELMESVRDTKTSIFSNLQLQKPVSGKIISPFDPNKSTGTTMEAGANEAVKAVLSGNVIFTGNSLSNGAYIAVQSENQLVYILKNNNQVLKKTGNFVRMGETIANAGKIRPSGKYASVLELWYKGQPIDPAKFLK from the coding sequence ATGACGTTAAAAAAACCGGATTGGAGCAAGTGGCGTGAAAAGCTGAAGGATGTATATCGCTTCCAGATTGTAGATGAAAAACACTATGATGTCAAACTGGTATTAGAACTTAACCGACTGAATGTGATAGTCGTAGGTGGATTGCTGCTCGCATTTTTCACCTTTTTAAACTTTCTTTTCATTTCATTCACCCCGCTGAAACAATATGTTCCGGGTTATGGAACCTCTTCCGGAAGAAGCGAGGTAATCAGTATGAATATCAAGACGCAGGAGCTGGAGCGCAAATTAAACGCCCATCAGAAGTATGTCCAGAATCTGCAAAACATTCTCAATGACAAGGTAGTGGTAGATGCTGTTGCGACGCCGTTGAAAAAATCCAAGGTGGACAGCGGCATTTTAAGTTTAAAGACAACGGATGAGGCAGAATTTGTAAAAAAGATGGAAAAAGGGCTCCAAAATGCTGAATTAATGGAGTCTGTTCGCGATACCAAAACTAGTATATTCAGCAATTTACAGCTCCAAAAGCCGGTTTCAGGAAAAATAATCAGTCCGTTTGACCCGAATAAATCGACCGGCACCACCATGGAGGCCGGTGCTAATGAAGCAGTTAAAGCGGTATTATCCGGCAATGTCATTTTTACCGGAAACTCTCTTTCGAATGGCGCTTATATTGCCGTTCAGTCTGAAAATCAGCTGGTTTATATCTTGAAAAATAATAATCAAGTGTTAAAGAAAACAGGTAACTTTGTACGGATGGGCGAAACCATAGCGAATGCAGGTAAAATCAGGCCATCCGGGAAATATGCTTCTGTTCTGGAACTTTGGTACAAGGGACAGCCGATTGACCCCGCCAAATTCTTAAAATAA
- a CDS encoding sterol desaturase family protein: MITSIKKRLRHWWEVDWNISRPSAHFYLLVVVIAFGYTFMELFLKIGNPGLKIGISDFIRLLQGQISYEAPAIVKQLFPYMWIAGVLSCYIFRVYLIISSYFISMRMFDRQKFQRDFLVYIFSVVLVVAATVLLFRIIGLIYWLSGNGFHNGVMVMENMADRFQYFIYNNIPTLVELPYPVALLTIFLGLTVSSLGGYFIHWLTHQSRLLWLTVHRPHHMPEILHPVGIPLAFNFDFILIIPGLLFNVLFTKLFYEGSLILETTLILIFYYHFEIFNHLSTHYHTAYHNRFVRFFSDLTGSGIYHYVHHTSEVGKETVNLGGGIYLLWDRIFGTFEQPQPTPPNTGLSGNPSILMNPFRVTFSGFAQIWFELKHNHSLKTRWLILFGNVFYKPPVSKEYLILGYPDK, from the coding sequence ATGATTACTTCCATAAAGAAACGCTTACGCCATTGGTGGGAAGTTGACTGGAATATTTCAAGGCCATCCGCCCATTTTTATCTGCTCGTCGTCGTGATTGCATTTGGCTATACCTTCATGGAGTTATTCCTCAAGATTGGCAATCCCGGACTGAAGATAGGTATCAGCGATTTTATCCGTCTACTACAAGGACAAATATCCTATGAGGCCCCTGCAATTGTAAAACAGCTATTTCCTTATATGTGGATAGCAGGGGTTCTGAGCTGCTATATTTTTCGTGTCTACCTTATCATTTCATCCTACTTTATTTCAATGAGAATGTTCGACCGGCAAAAATTCCAGCGCGACTTTCTGGTATATATTTTCTCTGTAGTGTTGGTTGTCGCAGCAACCGTTTTATTATTCCGGATCATAGGACTTATTTACTGGCTGAGCGGCAATGGGTTCCATAACGGGGTAATGGTCATGGAAAATATGGCAGACCGCTTTCAATATTTCATATACAACAACATTCCCACTCTGGTGGAATTGCCATATCCTGTTGCGCTTCTTACCATATTTCTGGGTTTAACAGTCAGCTCACTCGGAGGTTACTTCATCCATTGGCTCACCCATCAATCTAGGCTGCTCTGGCTAACCGTTCACCGCCCGCATCACATGCCTGAGATACTGCATCCCGTTGGTATACCTTTAGCATTTAATTTTGATTTCATATTAATCATTCCCGGGTTGCTGTTTAATGTGTTATTCACCAAATTATTTTATGAAGGCTCCCTGATTCTGGAAACCACCTTAATCTTGATTTTTTATTATCATTTTGAAATCTTCAATCATCTTTCCACACATTACCATACCGCCTATCACAATAGATTTGTCCGTTTCTTCTCAGACCTAACGGGCAGCGGAATCTATCATTATGTGCATCATACTTCTGAGGTAGGTAAAGAGACCGTCAATTTAGGCGGCGGCATTTACTTGTTATGGGATAGAATTTTCGGCACTTTTGAGCAACCGCAACCTACCCCTCCGAATACAGGGTTAAGCGGCAACCCCAGCATATTGATGAACCCTTTTCGCGTCACGTTCAGCGGTTTCGCCCAGATTTGGTTTGAGCTGAAACATAACCATAGCCTGAAAACACGCTGGCTTATACTCTTCGGGAATGTCTTTTACAAGCCCCCTGTTTCGAAAGAATACCTCATACTGGGCTATCCGGATAAGTAA
- a CDS encoding SPOR domain-containing protein, giving the protein MRYILTVCCLLFTALLTSAADNDTTQVEINNNILFFKDPRVDVLQKMYMRNNDAKKQAIRVQVFQATSRDKVFEAKSQFSARYPGIPIFISYSSPNFKLRVGDFATQQEAYKFMQQLKSYFPASFVIEEKAKDEDEKPKAKKGN; this is encoded by the coding sequence ATGAGATATATTTTGACTGTTTGTTGTTTACTTTTTACCGCTTTACTTACCAGTGCAGCGGACAATGATACGACGCAGGTAGAAATCAACAACAACATCTTGTTTTTCAAAGACCCTCGGGTGGACGTGCTTCAAAAGATGTACATGCGCAACAACGACGCCAAGAAACAGGCGATACGGGTGCAGGTATTTCAGGCTACTTCCCGCGATAAGGTTTTTGAAGCCAAATCCCAGTTTTCCGCCCGTTATCCCGGCATTCCGATTTTCATATCCTACTCCTCCCCGAACTTCAAACTGAGGGTGGGCGATTTCGCCACGCAGCAGGAAGCATACAAATTCATGCAGCAGCTGAAATCGTATTTTCCCGCCAGTTTTGTGATTGAAGAAAAAGCGAAAGACGAAGACGAAAAACCGAAGGCGAAGAAAGGGAATTAG
- a CDS encoding polymer-forming cytoskeletal protein, with protein sequence MFSRGTTKNGETMVANRINEGTVISGDISAQTDIRLDGTIMGNIICSSKVVIGSNAHITGHITCNDLTIEGRVDGNLEVNGILFFRSEAVFDGDVKYKKLIVEEGANITGSLVNTNAVTKPLQQTTHHGETNTPYQQTAG encoded by the coding sequence ATGTTTTCACGAGGTACAACAAAAAACGGAGAAACCATGGTAGCCAACAGGATTAATGAGGGCACTGTCATTTCCGGAGATATTTCAGCACAAACCGATATCCGGTTAGACGGAACCATCATGGGTAATATTATCTGCTCTTCCAAAGTAGTGATAGGCAGCAATGCACATATCACCGGTCATATCACCTGCAATGATCTAACCATTGAAGGAAGAGTGGACGGCAACCTGGAAGTTAACGGTATCCTTTTCTTCCGCTCGGAAGCCGTTTTTGACGGTGATGTCAAATACAAAAAGCTGATTGTGGAAGAAGGTGCAAACATTACCGGCTCTCTGGTCAATACCAATGCCGTAACGAAACCACTTCAGCAAACCACCCACCATGGAGAAACCAACACCCCCTACCAACAAACAGCAGGCTAG
- a CDS encoding transglycosylase domain-containing protein, producing MSTGLQWFKDPKNLWKLFGLGVLGLMVFFLLVRIGLFGRLPSFDELENPNANLSSKIISADSVVIGKYYVDNRSNIAYDQLPPILVKALVANEDERFYDHSGIDLKGTLRALVTLGKDGGGSTITQQLAKNMFHNRARNIVQRIFQKAKEYVIAVMLERRYTKDEIIAMYFNTFDFVNNAVGIESASRVYFNKKPNELKTEEAAMFVGMLQNPSYYNPRRFEKRTRDRRATVLRKLVDNGDITPAQFEALKDKPIELDFHPESANDGLAPYFRMVLAEELKKWAKENKKPNGESYNIYTDGLKIYTTINTRMQKYAEEAAIQHLTRYQNIFKAQFTAGWNPWGTKDGKRILETACKYTDRWVALKEQGLSKDEILQNFQTQKQKMKVFTYRGMKDTTLTPWDSVKYYKSFLQIGVMVVEPYTGYVRAWVGGPNFEHFKYDHCNVNTKRQVGSTFKPVQYALAVDNGWSPCMNIPTGPITVTYQGQVWQPRNSGRFGGAYPMKVCLAHSINTAAAYMMKNFGPEALVDLSHKMGITSKIPTVPSICLGAGEVSLYEMMTVYSTFVNAGISTKPQYLLRIEDKDGNIIQNFTTEMKEVFNDNTAYKMCQIMKGPVSPGGTAAGLRAYFSYPADVGGKTGTTNKNTDAWFIGFTPELLAGVWVGCDDPLLRFLYTGTGQGGRAAMPVWGMFMQKAYSDAKLKLNKKAKFFAPSDSSLVKNICEEGGDVLISGGSAGNWGQVDEEAPDSEY from the coding sequence ATGAGCACAGGACTTCAATGGTTTAAAGACCCTAAAAATTTATGGAAACTTTTCGGTCTCGGCGTATTGGGTTTAATGGTGTTTTTTCTGCTGGTGCGTATTGGTCTGTTCGGACGTCTGCCCAGTTTTGATGAACTGGAAAATCCAAATGCTAACTTGTCTTCCAAGATTATTTCAGCAGATTCAGTTGTAATCGGGAAATATTATGTTGACAACAGGAGCAATATTGCATATGATCAGTTGCCGCCGATTTTGGTAAAAGCCCTGGTGGCGAATGAAGACGAACGCTTCTATGATCATTCCGGCATTGACCTGAAAGGAACACTTCGTGCGCTGGTAACGCTGGGAAAGGACGGAGGTGGAAGTACCATCACGCAGCAGCTGGCTAAAAACATGTTTCACAACAGAGCCAGAAACATCGTGCAGCGTATTTTCCAGAAGGCCAAGGAATATGTCATCGCCGTGATGCTTGAACGTCGCTATACCAAAGATGAAATCATTGCGATGTATTTCAATACGTTCGATTTTGTCAATAATGCCGTCGGGATTGAGAGTGCCTCCAGGGTTTATTTTAATAAGAAACCCAATGAGCTTAAAACAGAAGAGGCCGCCATGTTTGTCGGTATGCTGCAGAATCCGTCCTATTACAATCCAAGAAGATTTGAGAAAAGAACACGCGACAGACGCGCGACCGTTTTGCGCAAACTGGTGGATAATGGTGACATTACACCCGCCCAGTTTGAAGCATTGAAAGATAAACCGATTGAACTCGATTTCCATCCCGAATCAGCCAACGACGGTTTGGCTCCTTACTTCAGAATGGTGCTGGCGGAAGAGTTGAAAAAGTGGGCGAAAGAAAATAAAAAACCGAATGGAGAGTCTTACAATATTTACACCGACGGTCTTAAAATTTATACTACCATTAACACGCGTATGCAGAAGTATGCGGAGGAAGCTGCCATTCAGCACCTGACCCGCTATCAGAATATTTTCAAGGCACAGTTTACTGCCGGCTGGAATCCCTGGGGCACAAAAGATGGTAAACGCATCCTCGAAACAGCCTGCAAGTATACGGACAGGTGGGTGGCACTAAAAGAACAGGGGTTGTCAAAAGATGAAATACTCCAAAACTTCCAGACACAGAAACAAAAGATGAAAGTCTTTACCTATCGAGGTATGAAAGACACAACGCTTACACCATGGGATTCTGTCAAATACTATAAATCATTCCTGCAGATTGGAGTAATGGTGGTTGAGCCTTATACCGGATATGTGCGTGCCTGGGTAGGTGGCCCGAATTTCGAACACTTTAAATATGATCACTGCAATGTCAATACCAAGCGTCAGGTAGGCTCCACCTTTAAGCCGGTGCAATATGCTCTGGCGGTTGATAACGGATGGTCGCCATGTATGAATATACCAACCGGTCCGATTACCGTTACCTATCAGGGACAGGTTTGGCAGCCTAGAAATTCCGGACGTTTCGGCGGTGCCTATCCGATGAAAGTATGTCTGGCACATTCCATCAATACCGCTGCGGCGTACATGATGAAAAATTTCGGACCGGAAGCGCTCGTTGATTTATCCCACAAGATGGGCATTACCTCCAAAATTCCTACCGTACCTTCCATTTGTCTGGGTGCCGGCGAGGTTTCTCTCTATGAAATGATGACGGTATATTCCACTTTTGTCAATGCAGGCATCAGTACCAAACCTCAGTATTTGCTCCGTATTGAAGACAAAGACGGCAATATCATCCAGAATTTTACTACGGAGATGAAAGAAGTCTTTAACGACAATACCGCTTATAAGATGTGCCAGATTATGAAAGGACCCGTTTCCCCGGGTGGTACGGCTGCGGGCTTACGTGCCTATTTCTCCTATCCTGCTGATGTGGGCGGCAAAACCGGAACGACCAACAAGAATACGGATGCCTGGTTTATCGGCTTTACACCCGAATTGCTTGCCGGCGTTTGGGTAGGCTGTGATGATCCTTTGTTACGCTTCCTGTACACCGGAACCGGTCAGGGAGGACGGGCAGCTATGCCGGTTTGGGGGATGTTCATGCAGAAAGCATACAGTGATGCCAAATTAAAACTGAATAAAAAAGCGAAATTCTTTGCCCCTTCCGATTCTTCGCTGGTGAAAAATATCTGTGAAGAAGGAGGCGATGTGCTCATCAGCGGTGGAAGTGCCGGCAATTGGGGACAAGTGGATGAAGAGGCGCCGGATTCGGAATATTAA
- a CDS encoding energy transducer TonB: MHTKFFILPVGLLLLLTIYGFKPPKSPFPKNDILYSKYGGDVDKMLREERKLDSLAHPYLYQSTKEVAKEENSGIDDESVIVEKAEIMPQFQDGEKGLKEYIASGTAFIPDTLVGKKATVVVKFHINTLGDAKNPKITKSTDPSFDLQTIMLVDGMPKWIPAKQNGKEVNCYITLPIKYGE; the protein is encoded by the coding sequence GTGCATACAAAATTTTTCATCTTACCAGTAGGATTATTATTGTTGCTGACTATTTATGGCTTTAAGCCTCCAAAAAGCCCGTTTCCTAAAAATGATATCCTGTATTCCAAATACGGCGGTGACGTTGATAAAATGCTTCGGGAAGAGAGGAAGTTAGATTCTCTGGCACATCCTTATCTCTATCAATCGACTAAAGAAGTGGCGAAGGAAGAAAATTCGGGAATAGATGATGAATCCGTAATTGTGGAGAAAGCTGAAATTATGCCTCAATTTCAGGACGGCGAAAAAGGCCTGAAAGAATATATTGCTTCCGGCACGGCGTTCATACCGGATACACTGGTTGGTAAAAAGGCGACTGTTGTAGTCAAATTTCACATCAATACTTTGGGTGATGCGAAGAATCCCAAGATCACAAAAAGTACAGATCCGTCGTTTGACCTGCAAACGATTATGCTGGTAGACGGCATGCCTAAGTGGATACCTGCCAAACAAAACGGAAAAGAAGTAAATTGTTATATCACACTACCAATAAAATATGGAGAATAG
- a CDS encoding glutamine--tRNA ligase/YqeY domain fusion protein, with translation MEIPTGENKSLNFIEEIIDNDLKEGKYDSILTRFPPEPNGYLHMGHASSICLNFGVAKKFGGNTNLRFDDTNPVTEDTEYVENIMEDVKWLGFEWANVFYASDYFDQLYEFALQLIRQGDAYVCDLSADEIATKKGTPTDPGKNSPFRDRSTEENLDLFARMKVGEFAEGSKTLRAKIDMTSPNMLMRDPLLYRIKFAHHHRTGDKWCIYPMYDFAHGQSDSIEKITHSICTLEFVPHRELYDWCIEKLGIYPSKQYEFARLNVNYTVMSKRKLLQLVNEQHVSGWDDPRMPTISGMRRRGFTPGAIREFCDRAGIAKREKVNDISLLEFCVREELNKISLRRMVVFDPVLVVIDNFNEEDIPLEIENNPEDESTGFRTVKIGKEIYIEREDFMENPPKKFFRMAVGQHVRLKGAFIVLCTSVEKDKSGTITAIHCDYLPGSKSGNDTSGVKAQGTLHWVNSRDAIQVEIREYDRLFKVENPNAEEGDFKDYINENSLHTISAAYAEPAIKEATTDNHFQFLRKGYFYPDKDSTADKIIFNKTVGLKDSWTKK, from the coding sequence ATGGAAATACCAACCGGAGAAAATAAGTCACTTAATTTTATTGAAGAAATCATCGACAACGATTTAAAGGAAGGGAAATACGATTCCATCCTAACCCGTTTTCCACCGGAACCCAACGGTTACCTGCATATGGGACACGCCTCTTCGATTTGTCTGAATTTTGGTGTGGCTAAAAAATTTGGCGGAAATACAAATCTCCGGTTTGACGACACCAACCCGGTTACAGAAGATACCGAATATGTAGAGAACATCATGGAAGATGTGAAGTGGCTGGGTTTTGAATGGGCGAATGTTTTTTACGCCAGCGACTATTTCGATCAATTATATGAATTTGCATTACAGCTCATCCGTCAGGGTGATGCATATGTTTGTGATCTATCTGCTGATGAAATTGCCACAAAAAAAGGCACACCGACAGATCCCGGAAAAAACAGCCCTTTCAGGGACAGAAGCACAGAGGAAAACCTTGACTTATTTGCCCGCATGAAAGTCGGCGAATTTGCAGAAGGCTCTAAAACACTGCGTGCAAAAATTGACATGACATCTCCGAATATGCTGATGCGTGACCCTCTCTTATACCGCATTAAGTTTGCACATCATCATCGCACCGGCGATAAGTGGTGTATCTATCCCATGTACGATTTTGCACACGGACAAAGCGACTCCATCGAAAAGATCACACATTCCATCTGCACGCTGGAGTTTGTGCCGCATCGTGAATTGTACGACTGGTGTATCGAGAAATTAGGCATCTACCCTTCCAAACAATATGAGTTCGCCCGACTGAACGTAAACTATACGGTAATGAGCAAACGCAAGCTGTTGCAACTCGTCAACGAACAGCATGTGTCCGGCTGGGACGACCCGAGAATGCCTACCATTTCAGGGATGCGCAGGCGCGGCTTCACTCCGGGCGCTATCCGTGAGTTTTGCGACAGAGCCGGCATTGCCAAGCGTGAAAAGGTGAACGATATTTCCCTGCTGGAATTTTGTGTACGAGAAGAACTCAACAAGATATCGTTACGCAGAATGGTGGTGTTTGATCCGGTGTTAGTAGTGATAGATAACTTTAATGAGGAGGACATTCCATTAGAAATAGAAAATAATCCGGAAGATGAATCAACCGGTTTCCGCACCGTAAAAATCGGGAAAGAAATCTATATTGAACGGGAAGACTTTATGGAAAATCCTCCGAAGAAATTTTTCAGGATGGCTGTCGGGCAGCATGTCCGTTTAAAAGGCGCATTCATAGTATTATGTACTTCCGTCGAAAAAGACAAAAGCGGAACCATAACAGCCATTCATTGTGATTATCTTCCGGGCAGCAAGAGCGGCAATGACACTTCGGGTGTTAAGGCACAGGGGACCTTACATTGGGTAAATTCAAGAGATGCCATTCAGGTGGAAATACGCGAATACGACCGGTTGTTCAAGGTAGAAAATCCGAATGCGGAAGAGGGCGACTTCAAGGACTATATCAATGAAAACAGCTTACATACCATTTCTGCCGCATATGCAGAACCAGCGATAAAAGAGGCAACTACCGATAATCATTTCCAGTTTTTACGTAAAGGCTATTTTTATCCCGATAAAGATTCTACTGCGGATAAAATTATTTTCAATAAGACGGTTGGCCTGAAGGACAGCTGGACAAAGAAATAG
- a CDS encoding AtpZ/AtpI family protein produces MEKPTPPTNKQQARNWVAYSGMAFEMFAIIGVFTGIGFFLDKQFQTQPILILLFLFIGLAAAFYRIYQQFSNP; encoded by the coding sequence ATGGAGAAACCAACACCCCCTACCAACAAACAGCAGGCTAGAAACTGGGTAGCTTATTCCGGGATGGCATTTGAGATGTTTGCAATCATCGGAGTCTTCACAGGTATCGGTTTTTTCCTGGATAAACAATTTCAAACGCAACCGATACTGATTCTCCTCTTCTTATTCATCGGGCTAGCCGCCGCATTTTATCGCATCTACCAACAATTCAGCAATCCATGA
- a CDS encoding TatD family hydrolase, protein MTLIDTHTHLYEEQFDADRSEMIQRAMDNGVSKMIIPNVDSTTIDGMMALVRQFPNAVFPMMGLHPCYVKPDSYRQEMEIIRNHLFSNQTFVAVGEIGIDLYWDKTTLDIQKEAFELQCDWALEKNLPVAIHSRDSTYVLLDILKKRRANPQGVFHCFTGSPEEAAEILKLGFYLGIGGVVTYKNTQLRETLKQLPPERIVLETDAPYLPPVPHRGKRNESAYTKIVAETLCSVYEIGLDEIAAITSKNAADLFGI, encoded by the coding sequence ATGACACTCATCGATACACATACCCATCTTTATGAAGAACAGTTTGATGCAGACCGTTCGGAGATGATACAACGGGCTATGGATAACGGGGTGTCAAAAATGATTATTCCCAATGTGGATTCAACGACCATTGATGGCATGATGGCATTAGTCAGACAGTTTCCAAATGCTGTTTTTCCGATGATGGGACTGCATCCATGCTACGTAAAGCCGGATAGCTATCGGCAGGAAATGGAGATTATCCGCAATCATCTGTTCAGCAACCAAACTTTTGTGGCAGTAGGTGAAATCGGCATTGATTTATATTGGGATAAGACTACACTTGACATACAAAAAGAGGCTTTTGAACTTCAGTGTGACTGGGCGCTGGAAAAAAACCTGCCGGTTGCGATTCATTCCAGAGATTCCACTTATGTGTTACTGGATATTTTAAAGAAAAGAAGGGCCAATCCTCAGGGTGTATTTCATTGTTTTACCGGCAGTCCGGAGGAAGCCGCTGAAATTCTGAAACTCGGTTTTTATCTTGGTATCGGTGGGGTGGTAACCTATAAAAATACACAACTGAGAGAAACGTTAAAACAGCTTCCACCTGAAAGGATAGTTTTGGAAACCGATGCACCCTACCTTCCGCCCGTACCCCACAGAGGGAAGCGCAACGAAAGTGCCTACACCAAAATAGTGGCGGAAACATTGTGTTCCGTGTACGAGATCGGATTGGATGAAATAGCCGCTATTACATCCAAAAATGCCGCTGATTTGTTTGGCATATGA
- a CDS encoding polysaccharide deacetylase family protein has protein sequence MYFVRTPYIIQKLFSGIIWNFSDVTNKVYLTFDDGPHPEITPWILALLKNYQAKATFFCLGKNAEKYPGLITQILNEGHGIGNHTHTHLNGWRTTNEDYLQDIENANRTVKSSLFRPPYGRITLAQLTQLSSSYKVINWSLMPGDFDESITSVQCLHNLQKAQGGDIIVLHENDKSRVHLEYSLPLFLESNNRFIFDKINF, from the coding sequence ATGTATTTTGTACGAACTCCATATATTATTCAAAAGCTATTCAGCGGTATTATCTGGAATTTTTCGGATGTAACCAATAAGGTGTATCTGACATTTGATGATGGGCCACATCCTGAAATAACACCCTGGATATTGGCTCTGCTGAAGAATTATCAGGCAAAAGCAACGTTTTTTTGTTTAGGGAAAAATGCGGAGAAATATCCCGGACTGATTACGCAGATCCTGAACGAAGGACACGGCATAGGCAATCATACCCATACACATCTGAACGGATGGAGGACAACGAATGAGGATTATCTGCAGGATATAGAAAATGCAAACCGGACAGTAAAGAGCAGCCTGTTTCGTCCGCCATACGGCAGGATAACATTGGCTCAGCTCACACAGCTTTCATCCAGCTATAAAGTGATTAACTGGTCGTTGATGCCGGGTGATTTTGACGAAAGCATTACATCTGTTCAGTGCCTGCATAATTTACAAAAAGCACAAGGCGGCGATATCATTGTACTGCACGAGAATGATAAGAGCAGAGTTCATTTGGAGTACAGTCTTCCGTTGTTTTTAGAAAGTAACAACAGATTCATTTTTGATAAAATTAACTTCTAA
- a CDS encoding glutamate--tRNA ligase, translated as MSSKIRVRFAPSPTGPLHLGGVRTALYNYLFAKNKSGDFILRIEDTDQNRLVPGAEKYIMETLAWAGIKLDEGINEGGNYGPYRQSDRKHLYKQFADLLLEKGNAYIAFDTAVELEAEREQQKTKGNPNFSYNIATRMGMKNSLSLSQEEVKQRLENGDPYVVRIKVPEEESIHIHDIIRGSVVFHSSQLDDKVMFKSDGMPTYHLANVVDDHLMKITHVIRGEEWLPSTPIHVLLYRFLGWESTMPEFAHLPLILKPDGNGKLSKRDGDRLGIPIFPLNWTNPETGEVSEGFKERGFLPQAFVNMLAFLGWNPGTEQEIFSLDEMIELFGLEKLHKAGAKFDFEKAKWFNAEYIKKLTDDEIADWLKKNAPDKFTGIDTDYLSKAIGLVKDRFVFLNDANNFPYLFSAPAQYDTAVLSKLTTIKETFHTDTFSDALDAITEFKRENIDIPLKEFADANHIKTGDLMKFLRVSLVGELSGPGIPDLICLLGRRETIRRVENCFSQL; from the coding sequence ATGAGTAGTAAAATAAGAGTTCGTTTTGCACCAAGCCCTACCGGTCCGCTGCATTTAGGCGGCGTCCGCACAGCTTTGTACAATTATCTATTTGCCAAAAACAAGAGTGGTGATTTTATTTTACGCATTGAAGATACCGACCAGAACCGCTTAGTTCCGGGTGCGGAAAAATATATCATGGAAACCTTAGCCTGGGCGGGTATTAAGCTGGATGAAGGCATTAACGAAGGAGGTAACTACGGCCCTTACCGGCAAAGTGACCGCAAACATTTGTACAAACAATTCGCAGACCTGTTACTGGAAAAAGGCAATGCCTACATCGCCTTTGATACTGCAGTGGAACTGGAAGCAGAACGCGAGCAGCAGAAGACAAAAGGAAATCCTAACTTTTCGTATAACATCGCTACCCGTATGGGTATGAAAAACAGTTTATCCCTGTCACAGGAAGAAGTAAAGCAACGGCTGGAAAACGGCGATCCGTATGTGGTGCGGATTAAAGTGCCGGAAGAAGAATCCATACATATCCATGATATCATCAGAGGGTCAGTGGTATTCCACTCTTCCCAGCTGGATGACAAGGTGATGTTTAAAAGTGACGGCATGCCCACTTACCATCTGGCGAATGTGGTGGATGACCACCTAATGAAAATCACCCATGTGATTCGGGGTGAAGAATGGCTGCCTTCCACGCCTATACACGTATTATTGTATCGTTTTTTAGGGTGGGAAAGTACCATGCCGGAATTTGCACACCTGCCATTGATTTTAAAACCGGATGGCAATGGCAAATTATCCAAACGCGACGGAGACCGCCTTGGAATCCCGATTTTCCCGTTGAACTGGACCAATCCTGAAACGGGTGAGGTCAGCGAAGGTTTTAAAGAACGTGGATTCTTGCCGCAGGCATTCGTCAATATGCTGGCCTTTCTGGGGTGGAACCCGGGTACTGAACAGGAAATCTTTTCGCTGGATGAAATGATAGAATTGTTCGGTCTTGAAAAACTGCATAAGGCCGGCGCCAAATTCGATTTTGAGAAAGCCAAGTGGTTCAATGCAGAATACATCAAAAAATTAACCGATGATGAGATTGCTGATTGGCTGAAAAAAAATGCCCCGGATAAGTTTACCGGCATCGATACAGACTACCTGTCAAAAGCGATTGGTTTGGTCAAAGACCGCTTTGTCTTTTTGAATGATGCCAATAATTTCCCTTATTTATTTTCAGCTCCTGCACAATACGATACAGCAGTATTATCCAAATTAACCACGATTAAAGAGACGTTTCATACCGATACATTTTCAGATGCATTGGATGCCATCACGGAATTTAAAAGGGAAAATATAGATATCCCCCTGAAAGAATTTGCAGACGCCAATCATATAAAAACGGGGGACTTAATGAAATTTCTGCGTGTTAGCCTTGTCGGGGAATTGTCCGGGCCGGGCATACCCGACCTGATTTGTTTACTTGGCAGGCGTGAAACTATCAGGAGAGTGGAAAATTGTTTCAGCCAGTTATAA